A region from the Osmerus eperlanus chromosome 11, fOsmEpe2.1, whole genome shotgun sequence genome encodes:
- the LOC134028968 gene encoding single-pass membrane and coiled-coil domain-containing protein 1-like: MSGEEGSSDRGFSSTMDRLERRLDNISCRFKEMDEAGSLLLERLQRHRQAQQDQRQAQQDHAWAALIRDSLSPDEVRLLFSYVSDTLLRCHSRVQERVPDLAPGLPTTAAILRRRLKNRRVDVAWRATLGELGLVEADAKALCGFFVTQGFQCEYERVGRTPGQQGAVESMIRRCVENQVLRDSLLRAVQVVEKGQAGVIKTAGSGKQTPSILELIKQAEGRP; encoded by the exons ATGTCTGGTGAAGAGGGCAGCTCTGACCGAGGCTTCAGCAGCACGATGGACAG ACTGGAGCGGAGGCTTGACAACATCAGCTGTCGTTTCAAGGAGATGGACGAGGCGGGGAGTCTCCTGCTGGAGCGACTGCAGCGCCACAGACAGGCCCAGCAGGACCAGAGACAGGCCCAGCAGGACCATGCGTGGGCAGCACTCATACGGGACAG CCTGTCTCCAGATGAGGTACGCCTTCTCTTCAGCTACGTGTCCGACACACTGCTCCGCTGCCACAGCCGAGTCCAGGAGCGGGTACCAGACTTGGCCCCCGGCCTGCCCACCACGGCCGCCATCCTGCGCCGAAGACTGAAGAACCGGCGTGTGGATGTTGCCTGGCGAGCCACCCTAGGCGAACTGGGCCTGGTGGAGGCAGATGCCAAAGCACTCTGTGGCTTCTTTGTGACACAGGGGTTTCAGTGTGAGTacgagagggtggggaggactcCAGGCCAGCAGGGGGCGGTGGAGTCCATGATTAGGAGGTGTGTGGAGAACCAAGTGCTGAGAGACAGCTTGCTGAGGGCTGTGCAGGTGGTGGAGAAAGGCCAAGCAGGGGTGATCAAGACAGCAGGATCTGGAAAGCAGACGCCATCTATTTTAGAGCTGATCAAACAGGCAGAAGGAAGACCGTAG